TTCATATAATTGAAGGGTCTTGGCATCTTCTGAAGAAAATCGTCCAGAAGTCTGTTCATTAAGACCCGTTACGAATTTCCAATAAGGATTATTGTTTTTGAGTCCATTATACGTAACACCTGTAGCTATTGATATACCTGAAATACCATAGAATACTATCAGGTATGATAATAGGAATATAACGAATTGTTTCATATGTTTAGCGAATACAGCTTTATTGCTGCTCAATAAATTCCTTATGAAAATGGCTGCAATAAAAACAATACCTATAGGACGCATAGTATTTCCCACAGCAATGAATATTCCACCAATAATCCATTTACTATAACTGCCCTTCTCTTTAACAATAAAATATAGCCCTATATAAAAGAATAGTGTTGCGATATGTTGATTAGTCAATACAGGGGCCATAAAAAACAAAGGTATGTACAATGCATGAAAAGCACTTGCAATCCTACCTACATATTCATTGAACACACTCTTCCCTATTCTATATACAAGATAATTGGTTGCCGCAATAAATAAGCAATTTATGGCTTTCAACACAAATACATTAGCCCCGAATATCTTAATGATCAAACCTTGATATACCGCAAATATGGTTTGATAAGGGAAGGATGAAAAATATTGAAAATCTTTGAATGAATAATCATTCACCGCAAACATTTTACCCGCATCGAACATAACTGAAAAATCAGATATGGGAGGGGTATCTACTATTATTATCATTGCAATCTTGGTTACCAAAGAGAACAGAAAGATTATCAAGCCATAATGTGGAATTTTTAGCTTGATAACCAAATATATGATAACCAATAAAATACATACTGGAATAATATATAGAACATTAATTTTTTCTGTAACTATAAAATATATATTAATAATAAACACTAGTGCAAAAAATATAATCATGTATATGTCAAATAACTTCTTTAGAATTTTCATGTAAAGCACCTCATCATAGTATTCTATTCTTTATCCCCTTCATATTTATTAATAAAATACAATGGTCTATTCTTAGTTTCATTGAATATTCTTCCAACATATTCTCCCAAAATACCAATACCAACCAATTGGATACTTCCAATAAACAACATAATACTAACCAATGAAGCATAACCAGGCAATTCAACACCAACAATCAATGTTCTAAGCACAATATAGATCATATATATAAAAGCAAATAAACCAGTAAAACCTCCAATGAATGTTGCAATCCTAAGTGGCATAATGGTAAACGTAGTAATTCCTTCTATAGCTAAACCTATTAATTTCCAATAATTCCATTTGGTCTTGCCTGCTGCTCTTTCATCTCTATCAAATAATATCTCTTTTTTCTTGAATCCAATTAAGCTGAATAATCCTTTCGTATACCTTCCAGATTCTCTAAATTGCTTTAAAGCATCAATAGCTTTGCGGTTAAGCAAACGGAAATCTCCAGTATCCTTTTGAATTTCTACTTTTGACAATTTGCTCAACAACCTATAAAAGCAATGGGATGTAAACTTCTTCATGAAGCTTTCACCTTTTCTACTGGATCTCTTAGCATATACATCATCATATCCTTTTTCCCATTCCTCTATCATGGTTGGAATAAGGCTAGGAGGATCTTGTAAATCCGCATCCATTATTATAACTGCATCACCAGTAACATGATCAAGTCCTGCCGCCATAGCTATTTCCTTTCCATAATTTCTGGAAAGGTCTACATAAGAGACTCTACTGTCATTTATTCTCATAGCTATTATTTTATTGAGAGTCATATCTTTACTACCATCATTAACAAATAGTATTTCAAAATTATAATCTATCTTATCAATTATTTTAACTACTTCTTCATAAAAGATATTAATTACCTCTTCTTCATTATAACAAGGTACTAATATAGTTATCGTTTTCAATACTCTTCCTCCTGTTGTAATCAAATATTTAGAATCATAAAAATATTTCATCAATTATTCATTGATTCTATTATAGTATCTTTTTCAAGCCTATAATATTATACCATATAAGTAAATCATTACAAGCTTAGCATATTACCATTTTTTATTATATAAAAATATTTTTTCTGATAGATAATATGGGTATATCCCACCTGTAAATTATTATCTAATGCATGCTAGTTTGTCCAATTAATTTCCACATCACGATTAACTCCTATATATGTCTTATAATAGTCTTTGTAATAATCATTATGATATGGCATCACCCATCCGTGAAAATCATTAGGTAATCTCTTCTGGTCTAGTTTGCCAGTCTGATTTTCATCTACATACTGTTCAGCAATTCTCACATTACTATCATAAACTTTAGCATTGGCAATATAGCCTTTCATTAATGGTACCATAATAGTAAATGATACTATTGCTAGAGTCAAATAACCTACAGCGATACCTACTCTTCTACAATCCTTTATTCCTCTTATTTGAACATTTCTATTAATCACCAATATATAAGCAACAAAAGGTATAGGTAGAAGCCATGGTAGATTAAACAACAGACATGCAAAACCTCCACAAATCGCTGATATCCCTTGATTGTTTAACTTAGGTATTATACAACCACTATATAAAACAAACATAAATATAGGAAATATTAAATTACGTGGTC
The sequence above is a segment of the Vallitalea longa genome. Coding sequences within it:
- a CDS encoding glycosyltransferase family 2 protein, with translation MKTITILVPCYNEEEVINIFYEEVVKIIDKIDYNFEILFVNDGSKDMTLNKIIAMRINDSRVSYVDLSRNYGKEIAMAAGLDHVTGDAVIIMDADLQDPPSLIPTMIEEWEKGYDDVYAKRSSRKGESFMKKFTSHCFYRLLSKLSKVEIQKDTGDFRLLNRKAIDALKQFRESGRYTKGLFSLIGFKKKEILFDRDERAAGKTKWNYWKLIGLAIEGITTFTIMPLRIATFIGGFTGLFAFIYMIYIVLRTLIVGVELPGYASLVSIMLFIGSIQLVGIGILGEYVGRIFNETKNRPLYFINKYEGDKE
- a CDS encoding glycosyltransferase family 39 protein — encoded protein: MKILKKLFDIYMIIFFALVFIINIYFIVTEKINVLYIIPVCILLVIIYLVIKLKIPHYGLIIFLFSLVTKIAMIIIVDTPPISDFSVMFDAGKMFAVNDYSFKDFQYFSSFPYQTIFAVYQGLIIKIFGANVFVLKAINCLFIAATNYLVYRIGKSVFNEYVGRIASAFHALYIPLFFMAPVLTNQHIATLFFYIGLYFIVKEKGSYSKWIIGGIFIAVGNTMRPIGIVFIAAIFIRNLLSSNKAVFAKHMKQFVIFLLSYLIVFYGISGISIATGVTYNGLKNNNPYWKFVTGLNEQTSGRFSSEDAKTLQLYEEIKPEELFENEKKIIMERLTIPPDRMLSLMVNKIRYMWGDYELGVFTFPHLIGKGIERYGVSFDYIYRQSQELEKIFYTFIIGFLLFGLIRYFRDDKNKNVYLLYYIFTAYTGAHLLIEISFRYKYAAMPILFILAGNGAFTICNRIKDRKKLMC